The Streptomyces sp. HUAS CB01 genome has a segment encoding these proteins:
- the ureA gene encoding urease subunit gamma: MRLTPTERDRLLLFGAAELARARRARGLKLNVPEATALIADTVCEAARDGRRLAEAIEAARSVLGPEDVLPGVADVVTEVHVEAVFDDGSRLAVVSGPIGGGSLGDAAPGAVLPGPADPEPEPAVRLTVRNTAAVPVSVTSHFHFLEANPRLDFDRSAAYGMRLCVPAGSSVRFGPGEEAEVGLVPIGGGRVAIGFAGLVDGPLDAPGAKAEALRRAAACGYLGAPGPQESGPQETGPRGADREEPAPQRSGPRDPDDQHPAPRARQQAPCRQEEDR; this comes from the coding sequence GTGCGACTGACCCCGACCGAGCGGGACCGGCTGCTGCTGTTCGGCGCGGCCGAACTGGCCCGGGCGCGGCGTGCCCGAGGGCTCAAGCTCAATGTCCCCGAGGCGACCGCGCTGATCGCCGACACGGTCTGCGAGGCGGCCCGGGACGGCCGCCGGCTCGCCGAGGCCATCGAGGCGGCCCGTTCCGTGCTGGGCCCCGAGGACGTTCTCCCCGGCGTCGCCGACGTCGTCACCGAGGTCCATGTCGAGGCCGTCTTCGACGACGGCTCCCGGCTCGCGGTCGTCTCCGGCCCCATCGGCGGCGGCAGTCTCGGCGACGCGGCACCCGGCGCCGTGCTGCCCGGACCCGCGGACCCCGAGCCGGAGCCCGCGGTGCGGCTCACGGTGCGCAACACCGCGGCCGTACCGGTCAGCGTCACCTCCCACTTCCACTTCCTCGAGGCCAATCCGCGGCTCGACTTCGACCGGTCCGCGGCCTACGGCATGCGGCTCTGCGTCCCCGCCGGCTCGTCCGTCCGCTTCGGCCCGGGCGAGGAGGCCGAGGTCGGACTCGTGCCGATCGGCGGCGGCCGCGTCGCCATCGGCTTCGCGGGCCTGGTCGACGGGCCACTGGACGCGCCCGGAGCGAAGGCGGAGGCCCTCCGCCGGGCGGCCGCCTGCGGCTACCTCGGCGCCCCCGGGCCGCAGGAGAGCGGACCGCAGGAGACCGGTCCGCGTGGCGCGGACCGGGAGGAGCCGGCTCCGCAGCGTTCCGGCCCCCGTGACCCCGACGATCAGCACCCCGCACCGCGGGCCCGACAGCAGGCGCCCTGCCGGCAGGAGGAGGACAGGTGA